The Lactuca sativa cultivar Salinas chromosome 2, Lsat_Salinas_v11, whole genome shotgun sequence genome includes a window with the following:
- the LOC111893749 gene encoding outer envelope protein 61 has product MFPGMMDPEMMRLAQEQMSRMSPADLSRIQQQMMSNPELIRMATDSMKYMKADDLRHAAEQLKSTRPDEMAEIGEKMANATPEELAAMRSRVDAQLTYQLNAAQMLKKQGNEFHSQGRYNDALEKYMRAKNNLKGVPASKGGALLLACSLNLMSCYLKTGQYHECIKEGTEVLANDAKNVKALYRRGQAYKNLGQLEKAVSDLSQARELSPEDETIADVLRDAKEGLTEQGDEGAAGGIRIEEITDEVATTTCEMKQASSSESCDHVSKQASSGGVLPTNSEHLQDKESIRSFQKFMSKADPETLASLSGGKFENISPDMVKTASSLITKMPPEEFQKMLQMATSFQGENPLLNNNNNNYNGSGMPNVTPDMLRTATDMMTKMPAEELQKMFEMASSLNGQNPMATESGGSNISEGQESQSQGFLNSRIGPQPSSDIRSQLKNPAMREMMSSMMKNMSPDMMANMSEQFGVKLSREDAERAQQAMSSLSPENLDRLMKWADRIQRAGEGAVKTKNWLLGRQGMVMAVCMLLFAMFLHWLGYIGS; this is encoded by the exons ATGATGTCGAATCCGGAGTTGATAAGAATGGCGACAGATAGCATGAAATACATGAAAGCTGATGACTTGAGGCATGCTGCAGAACAGTTGAAGTCAACTCGACCAGATGAGATGGCAGAGATTGGTGAGAAGATGGCCAATGCAACACCTGAGGAGCTAGCCGCTATGCGCTCCAGAGTAGATGCACAATTAACTTATCAATTGAATGCAGCTCAGATGCTGAAAAAACAG GGGAATGAATTTCACAGTCAGGGAAGGTATAATGATGCCTTGGAGAAGTATATGCGG GCAAAAAACAATCTAAAAGGTGTTCCGGCATCCAAAGGTGGAGCTCTCCTACTCGCATGCTCTCTTAATTTGATGTCATGTTACTTGAAAACAGGGCAATATCATGAGTGCATAAAAGAAGGTACTGAG GTATTGGCAAATGATGCAAAAAATGTCAAAGCTCTATATAGGAGAGGCCAAGCATATAAAAACTTAGGACAACTAGAA AAAGCAGTGTCGGACTTGTCCCAAGCACGTGAACTTTCTCCTGAAGATGAAACTATTGCAGATGTTTTGAG AGATGCCAAGGAAGGGTTAACTGAACAAGGAGATGAAGGTGCAGCAGGAG GCATAAGAATTGAGGAAATTACGGATGAGGTAGCAACTACAACTTGCGAAATGAAACAAGCTTCGTCTTCAGAATCTTGTGACCATGTTAGTAAACAAGCAAGCAGTGGTGGTGTTCTTCCAACCAATTCAGAACATCTGCAAGACAAAGAATCCATCAG ATCCTTTCAGAAGTTCATGTCTAAAGCTGATCCAGAAACTCTGGCATCTCTGAGTGGTGGAAAATTTGAAAACATATCTCCTGATATGGTGAAGACTGCCTCAAGTTTAATTACAAAAATGCCCCCAGAAGAATTTCAAAAAATGCTCCAGATGGCTACCTCCTTCCAGGGGGAGAACCCAttgttgaataataataataataactataaTGGGTCAGGTATGCCAAATGTGACACCTGACATGCTTAGAACTGCAACTGATATGATGACTAAGATGCCAGCAGAAGAGCTCCAAAAGATGTTTGAAATGGCATCATCTTTAAACGGGCAAAATCCAATGGCAACAGAGAGTGGTGGGAGTAATATTTCAGAAGGGCAAGAAAGTCAATCTCAAGGGTTTTTGAATTCAAGAATTGGACCTCAACCGAGCTCTGATATTCGAAGCCAGTTGAAGAATCCAGCCATGCgtgag atgatgtcatcaatgaTGAAAAATATGAGCCCTGACATGATGGCAAACATGAGTGAACAATTTGGAGTGAAACTCTCTCGGGAGGATGCAGAAAGAGCTCAACAAGCGATGTCCTCTTTGTCACCAGAGAACCTGGATAGATTG ATGAAGTGGGCTGATCGAATTCAGCGAGCAGGCGAAGGTGCTGTAAAAACCAAAAATTGGCTCCTGGGGAGGCAGGGGATGGTTATGGCCGTATGTATGCTCCTTTTTGCAATGTTTCTCCATTGGCTTGGATACATTGGCAGTTAA